Proteins encoded together in one Jaculus jaculus isolate mJacJac1 chromosome 7, mJacJac1.mat.Y.cur, whole genome shotgun sequence window:
- the LOC123462052 gene encoding LOW QUALITY PROTEIN: 26S proteasome regulatory subunit 7-like (The sequence of the model RefSeq protein was modified relative to this genomic sequence to represent the inferred CDS: inserted 2 bases in 1 codon) yields the protein MPDYLGADQRKTKEEEKDDKPIRALDEGDIALLKTYGQSTYSRQIKQVEDDIQQLLKKINELTGIKESDTGLAPPALWDLAADKXTLQSEQPLQVARCTKIINADSEDPKYIINVKQFAKFVVDLSDQVAPTDIEEGMRVGVDRNKYQIHIPLPPKIDPTVTMMQVEEKPDVTYSDVGGCKEQIEKLREVVETPLLHPERFVNLGIEPPKGVLLFGPPGTGKTLCARAVANRTDACFIRVIGSELVQKYVGEGARMVRELFEMARTKKACLIFFDEIDAIGGARFDDGAGGDNEVQRTMLELINQLDGFDPRGNIKVLMATNRPDTLDPALMRPGRLDRKIEFSLPDLEGRTHIFKIHARSMSVERDIRFELLARLCPNSTGAEIRSVCTEAGMFAIRARRKIATEKNFLEAVNKVIKSYAKFSATPRYMTYN from the exons ATGCCGGATTACCTCGGTGCGGATCAGCGGAAAaccaaagaagaagagaaggacgACAAGCCCATCCGAGCTCTGGATGAGGGGGATATTGCCTTGCTGAAAACTTATGGTCAGAGTACTTACTCGAGGCAGATCAAGCAGGTTGAGGATGACATTCAGCAACTTCTCAAAAAGATTAATGAGCTCACTGGTATTAAGGAGTCTGACACTGGCCTGGCACCACCAGCCCTCTGGGATTTGGCAGCTGATAA CACTCTTCAGAGTGAACAGCCCTTACAGGTTGCGAGGTGTACAAAGATAATCAATGCTGATTCGGAGGACCCAAAGTACATTATCAATGTGAAGCAGTTTGCCAAGTTTGTGGTGGACCTCAGTGATCAGGTGGCACCTACTGACATTGAAGAAGGGATGAGAGTTGGTGTGGACAGAAACAAGTATCAAATTCACATTCCACTACCTCCTAAGATTGACCCAACAGTTACCATGATGCAGGTGGAAGAAAAGCCTGACGTCACATATAGTGATGTTGGTGGCTGCAAGGAGCAGATTGAGAAACTGCGAGAAGTCGTTGAAACCCCACTGCTTCATCCAGAGAGGTTTGTTAACCTGGGTATCGAACCTCCGAAGGGCGTGTTGCTGTTTGGCCCCCCAGGCACAGGCAAGACGCTCTGTGCCCGAGCTGTTGCTAACAGGACTGACGCTTGCTTCATTCGAGTTATTGGATCTGAACTTGTACAGAAATACGTTGGTGAGGGGGCTCGAATGGTACGTGAACTTTTTGAAATGGCCAGAACAAAAAAAGCCTGCCTTATCTTCTTTGATGAAATTGACGCCATTGGAGGAGCTCGGTTTGATGACGGCGCGGGAGGTGACAACGAAGTACAGAGAACGATGTTGGAACTGATCAATCAGCTGGATGGCTTTGATCCCCGTGGCAATATCAAGGTGCTGATGGCCACAAACAGACCTGACACTTTGGATCCAGCGCTCATGAGGCCAGGGAGACTGGACAGAAAGATTGAATTTAGTTTACCTGATTTAGAGGGTCGGACTCACATCTTTAAGATTCATGCTCGTTCAATGAGTGTTGAGAGAGATATTAGATTTGAATTGTTAGCACGACTGTGTCCAAATAGCACTGGAGCAGAGATTAGAAGTGTGTGCACAGAAGCTGGGATGTTCGCCATCCGAGCACGGCGGAAGATTGCTACTGAGAAGAACTTCCTAGAAGCTGTAAATAAGGTCATTAAGTCTTACGCCAAATTCAGCGCTACTCCCCGGTACATGACCTACAACTGA